The following proteins are encoded in a genomic region of Arvicanthis niloticus isolate mArvNil1 chromosome 21, mArvNil1.pat.X, whole genome shotgun sequence:
- the Ackr2 gene encoding atypical chemokine receptor 2 isoform X1 — translation MMLRPGTGDMPTIASPLPLSTIGSENSSSIYDYDYDYDLDDVTILVCRKDEVLSFARVFLPIIYSLIFLLGLAGNLLLLVVLLHSVPRRRVIELYLLNLAISNLLFVVTMPFWAISVAWHWVFGSFLCKVVSTLYSINFYCGIFFITCMSLDKYLEIVYAQPLHSSKARFRNLLLIAMVWITALAISVPEMVFVKVHQTSDGVWHCYADFGGQATIWKLYLRFQQNLLGFLLPLLAMIFFYSRIGCVLVRLRPPGQGRALRMAAALVIVFFLLWFPYNLTVFLHSLLDLHVFGNCEISHRLDYMLQVTESLAFLHCCFTPILYAFSSRRFRQYLKVFLSVVLRWHQAPGTAHTPPSSHSESSRVTAQEDVVSMSELGERQAEDSLNKGEMGNN, via the coding sequence AACTGGAGACATGCCCACCATCGCTTCCCCGTTGCCTCTCTCTACCATCGGTTCTGAGAACAGCAGCTCCATCTACGACTACGACTATGACTACGACTTAGATGATGTGACCATCTTGGTTTGCAGGAAGGATGAGGTCCTGTCCTTTGCAAGGGTCTTTCTGCCGATCATCTACAGCCTAATCTTCCTGCTGGGCTTGGCCGGCAACCTCCTTCTCCTGGTGGTATTGCTCCACTCCGTGCCTCGAAGACGGGTGATTgagctttacctgctgaacctGGCCATCTCCAACCTCTTGTTTGTAGTGACCATGCCCTTCTGGGCCATCTCTGTGGCCTGGCATTGGGTTTTCGGCAGTTTCTTGTGCAAAGTGGTGAGCACTCTCTACTCTATTAACTTCTACTGTGGCATCTTCTTCATCACCTGTATGAGCCTGGACAAATACCTGGAGATTGTCTACGCTCAGCCCCTCCACAGCTCCAAGGCCCGGTTCAGGAACCTGCTTCTCATTGCCATGGTGTGGATCACGGCCCTGGCCATCTCTGTCCCAGAAATGGTCTTTGTGAAGGTCCACCAGACCTCAGATGGTGTGTGGCACTGCTATGCGGATTTTGGCGGACAGGCAACCATTTGGAAGCTGTACCTGCGCTTCCAGCAGAACCTTCTGGGGTTTCTCCTCCCACTCTTGGCCATGATCTTCTTTTACTCTCGAATTGGTTGCGTTCTGGTCCGGCTGAGGCCACCGGGCCAGGGCCGGGCTCTGAGGATGGCTGCGGCACTGGTGATAGTCTTTTTCCTGCTGTGGTTCCCGTACAACCTCACTGTGTTTCTGCACTCGCTGCTGGACCTACATGTCTTTGGGAACTGTGAGATCAGCCACCGTCTGGACTATATGTTGCAGGTGACAGAGAGCTTGGCCTTCCTCCACTGCTGTTTCACTCCCATCCTTTATGCCTTCTCCAGTCGCCGCTTCCGCCAGTACCTGAAGGTGTTCCTGTCTGTGGTGCTGAGATGGCACCAGGCACCTGGCACCGCCCACACCCCTCCATCCAGCCACTCTGAGAGCAGCAGGGTTACTGCCCAGGAAGATGTGGTCAGCATGAGTGAGCTTGGGGAGAGGCAGGCTGAGGACTCCCTTAACAAGGGGGAGATGGGGAATAATTAG
- the Ackr2 gene encoding atypical chemokine receptor 2 isoform X2: MPTIASPLPLSTIGSENSSSIYDYDYDYDLDDVTILVCRKDEVLSFARVFLPIIYSLIFLLGLAGNLLLLVVLLHSVPRRRVIELYLLNLAISNLLFVVTMPFWAISVAWHWVFGSFLCKVVSTLYSINFYCGIFFITCMSLDKYLEIVYAQPLHSSKARFRNLLLIAMVWITALAISVPEMVFVKVHQTSDGVWHCYADFGGQATIWKLYLRFQQNLLGFLLPLLAMIFFYSRIGCVLVRLRPPGQGRALRMAAALVIVFFLLWFPYNLTVFLHSLLDLHVFGNCEISHRLDYMLQVTESLAFLHCCFTPILYAFSSRRFRQYLKVFLSVVLRWHQAPGTAHTPPSSHSESSRVTAQEDVVSMSELGERQAEDSLNKGEMGNN, from the coding sequence ATGCCCACCATCGCTTCCCCGTTGCCTCTCTCTACCATCGGTTCTGAGAACAGCAGCTCCATCTACGACTACGACTATGACTACGACTTAGATGATGTGACCATCTTGGTTTGCAGGAAGGATGAGGTCCTGTCCTTTGCAAGGGTCTTTCTGCCGATCATCTACAGCCTAATCTTCCTGCTGGGCTTGGCCGGCAACCTCCTTCTCCTGGTGGTATTGCTCCACTCCGTGCCTCGAAGACGGGTGATTgagctttacctgctgaacctGGCCATCTCCAACCTCTTGTTTGTAGTGACCATGCCCTTCTGGGCCATCTCTGTGGCCTGGCATTGGGTTTTCGGCAGTTTCTTGTGCAAAGTGGTGAGCACTCTCTACTCTATTAACTTCTACTGTGGCATCTTCTTCATCACCTGTATGAGCCTGGACAAATACCTGGAGATTGTCTACGCTCAGCCCCTCCACAGCTCCAAGGCCCGGTTCAGGAACCTGCTTCTCATTGCCATGGTGTGGATCACGGCCCTGGCCATCTCTGTCCCAGAAATGGTCTTTGTGAAGGTCCACCAGACCTCAGATGGTGTGTGGCACTGCTATGCGGATTTTGGCGGACAGGCAACCATTTGGAAGCTGTACCTGCGCTTCCAGCAGAACCTTCTGGGGTTTCTCCTCCCACTCTTGGCCATGATCTTCTTTTACTCTCGAATTGGTTGCGTTCTGGTCCGGCTGAGGCCACCGGGCCAGGGCCGGGCTCTGAGGATGGCTGCGGCACTGGTGATAGTCTTTTTCCTGCTGTGGTTCCCGTACAACCTCACTGTGTTTCTGCACTCGCTGCTGGACCTACATGTCTTTGGGAACTGTGAGATCAGCCACCGTCTGGACTATATGTTGCAGGTGACAGAGAGCTTGGCCTTCCTCCACTGCTGTTTCACTCCCATCCTTTATGCCTTCTCCAGTCGCCGCTTCCGCCAGTACCTGAAGGTGTTCCTGTCTGTGGTGCTGAGATGGCACCAGGCACCTGGCACCGCCCACACCCCTCCATCCAGCCACTCTGAGAGCAGCAGGGTTACTGCCCAGGAAGATGTGGTCAGCATGAGTGAGCTTGGGGAGAGGCAGGCTGAGGACTCCCTTAACAAGGGGGAGATGGGGAATAATTAG
- the Cyp8b1 gene encoding 7-alpha-hydroxycholest-4-en-3-one 12-alpha-hydroxylase produces the protein MMLWYPVLGALLTVVGCLCLSTLLRHRRPWEPPLDKGVVPWLGHAMAFRKNMFEFLKGMQAKHGDVFTIQLGGQFFTFVMDPLSFGPIVKNTQKALDFETYARELVFKVFGYQAEDEDHRMVHSASAKHLMGQGLEDLNQATLDSLSLVMLGPKGPSLGASSWCEDSLFHFCYRVLFKAGFLSLFGYSKDKEQDLDEADRLFEKFRRFDLLFPRFVYSLLGPREWVEMSQLQSLFHQKLSVEQNLDKDGISNWLGYMLQSLRERGTASSMQDKFNFMMLWASQGNTGPTCFWALIFLLKHQDAMKAVREEATQVMGEARLEAKKAFTFTPSSLKCTPVLDSVMEETLRLCATPTLVRVVVEDSVLKMASGREYQIRRGDKVALFPYLSVHMDPDIHPEPTAFKYDRFLNPDGTRKVDFYKSGKKIPHYNMPWGSGVSMCPGRFFALSEMKIFILLMVMYFDFELVDPDMPVPPIDPRRWGFGTSQPSHEVRFRYRLKATQ, from the coding sequence ATGATGCTGTGGTATCCAGTGCTGGGAGCACTGCTCACGGTTGTGGGATGCCTGTGCCTGTCCACCCTGCTCAGGCATCGCAGGCCCTGGGAACCACCTCTGGACAAGGGTGTTGTGCCCTGGCTGGGTCATGCCATGGCTTTCCGGAAGAATATGTTTGAATTCTTGAAGGGAATGCAGGCCAAGCACGGGGACGTGTTCACGATACAGCTGGGAGGTCAGTTCTTTACCTTTGTCATGGATCCTCTCTCCTTTGGCCCCATCGTTAAGAACACACAGAAAGCGCTAGACTTCGAGACGTATGCACGAGAACTGGTGTTCAAGGTGTTTGGGTACCAGGCGGAAGATGAGGACCACCGGATGGTCCACTCAGCTAGCGCCAAGCATCTGATGGGGCAAGGCTTGGAGGACCTCAACCAGGCCACGCTGGACAGCCTGTCCTTGGTGATGCTAGGGCCCAAAGGCCCGAGTCTGGGTGCCAGTTCCTGGTGTGAAGACAGCCTCTTTCACTTCTGCTACAGAGTCTTGTTTAAGGCTGGTTTCCTGAGCTTATTCGGGTACAGCAAGGACAAGGAGCAGGATCTGGATGAAGCTGATAGGCTGTTCGAGAAGTTCCGTCGATTTGACCTTCTTTTCCCCAGGTTCGTCTACTCCCTGCTGGGGCCCCGGGAGTGGGTAGAAATGAGCCAGCTACAGAGTCTTTTCCACCAGAAGCTTTCCGTGGAGCAAAACCTGGATAAAGACGGCATAAGTAACTGGTTAGGCTacatgcttcagtctctgagggAGCGAGGAACAGCTTCATCCATGCAGGACAAATTTAACTTCATGATGCTCTGGGCCTCCCAGGGGAACACGGGGCCCACCTGTTTCTGGGCCCTCATATTCCTGCTGAAGCACCAGGATGCCATGAAGGCTGTGCGTGAGGAAGCTACCCAGGTCATGGGCGAGGCCAGGTTGGAAGCCAAGAAGGCCTTCACTTTCACCCCCAGTTCCCTGAAATGCACtccagtgttggacagtgtgatggaGGAGACTCTGCGCCTCTGTGCCACGCCCACCCTCGTCAGGGTTGTGGTGGAGGATTCTGTCCTAAAGATGGCCAGTGGGAGAGAGTACCAGATCCGCCGTGGAGATAAGGTGGCTCTCTTCCCCTATCTCTCAGTACACATGGACCCCGACATCCACCCTGAGCCCACAGCCTTCAAGTACGATCGCTTCCTCAACCCCGACGGCACCCGGAAAGTGGACTTCTACAAGTCAGGCAAGAAGATCCCCCACTACAACATGCCCTGGGGCTCGGGAGTCTCCATGTGCCCCGGCAGGTTCTTCGCCCTCAGTGAGATGAAGATCTTTATCCTCCTTATGGTCATGTACTTTGACTTTGAGCTGGTGGACCCTGACATGCCTGTGCCCCCTATTGACCCAAGGCGCTGGGGCTTCGGCACCTCCCAGCCCAGCCACGAGGTACGTTTCCGCTACCGCCTGAAGGCCACGCAGTGA